A window from Streptomyces sp. NBC_00271 encodes these proteins:
- the rplJ gene encoding 50S ribosomal protein L10: MARPDKAAAVAELADQFRSSNAAVLTEYRGLTVAQLKTLRRSLGEDAQYAVVKNTLTKIAANEAGISTLDDLFNGPTAVAFITGDPVVSAKGLRDFAKDNPNLVIKGGVLDGKALSADEIKKLADLESREVLLAKLAGAFKGKQTQAAQLFQALPSKLVRTVDALRAKQAEQGGAE; the protein is encoded by the coding sequence ATGGCAAGGCCCGACAAGGCTGCCGCGGTAGCCGAGCTCGCGGACCAGTTCCGCAGCTCGAACGCCGCTGTGCTGACCGAGTACCGGGGTCTCACCGTGGCGCAGCTCAAGACGCTGCGTCGTTCGCTCGGTGAAGACGCCCAGTACGCCGTGGTGAAGAACACGCTGACCAAGATTGCGGCCAACGAGGCCGGGATCTCCACGCTCGACGACCTGTTCAACGGTCCGACGGCGGTCGCGTTCATCACCGGTGACCCGGTGGTGTCCGCGAAGGGTCTTCGTGACTTCGCCAAGGACAACCCCAACCTCGTCATCAAGGGCGGTGTCCTTGACGGCAAGGCGCTGTCCGCCGACGAGATCAAGAAGCTTGCGGACCTCGAGTCCCGCGAGGTTCTGCTCGCCAAGCTGGCGGGTGCCTTCAAGGGCAAGCAGACTCAGGCTGCCCAGCTCTTCCAGGCGCTCCCCTCGAAGCTCGTCCGCACCGTGGACGCTCTTCGTGCCAAGCAGGCCGAGCAGGGCGGTGCCGAGTAA
- the rplL gene encoding 50S ribosomal protein L7/L12 — MAKLSQEDLLAQFEDMTLIELSEFVKAFEEKFDVTAAAAVAVAGPAGPAAAAEAVEEQDEFDVILTGAGEKKIQVIKVVRELTSLGLKEAKDLVDGAPKPVLEKVAKEAAEKAAESLKGAGASVEVK; from the coding sequence ATGGCGAAGCTCAGCCAGGAAGACCTGCTCGCGCAGTTCGAGGACATGACCCTCATCGAGCTCTCCGAGTTCGTGAAGGCGTTCGAGGAGAAGTTCGACGTCACCGCCGCCGCCGCGGTCGCCGTTGCCGGTCCGGCCGGCCCCGCCGCCGCTGCCGAGGCCGTCGAGGAGCAGGACGAGTTCGACGTCATCCTCACGGGTGCCGGCGAGAAGAAGATCCAGGTCATCAAGGTCGTGCGTGAGCTGACCTCCCTGGGTCTGAAGGAGGCCAAGGACCTCGTGGACGGCGCCCCGAAGCCCGTTCTCGAGAAGGTCGCCAAGGAGGCCGCCGAGAAGGCTGCCGAGTCCCTCAAGGGCGCCGGCGCCTCCGTCGAGGTCAAGTAG
- the rpoB gene encoding DNA-directed RNA polymerase subunit beta, producing the protein MAASRTASTANTNNGASTAPLRISFAKIKEPLEVPNLLALQTESFDWLLGNDAWKARVEAALDNGQDVPTKSGLEEIFEEISPIEDFSGSMSLTFRDHRFEPPKNSIDECKDRDFTYAAPLFVTAEFTNNETGEIKSQTVFMGDFPLMTNKGTFVINGTERVVVSQLVRSPGVYFDSSIDKTSDKDIFSAKVIPSRGAWLEMEIDKRDMVGVRIDRKRKQSVTVLLKALGWTTEQILEEFGEYESMRATLEKDHTQGQDDALLDIYRKLRPGEPPTREAAQTLLENLYFNPKRYDLAKVGRYKVNKKLGGEAPLDAGILTVEDIISSIKYLVKLHAGETETVGDNGTQIVVETDDIDHFGNRRLRNVGELIQNQVRTGLARMERVVRERMTTQDVEAITPQTLINIRPVVASIKEFFGTSQLSQFMDQNNPLSGLTHKRRLSALGPGGLSRERAGFEVRDVHPSHYGRMCPIETPEGPNIGLIGSLASYGRVNAFGFVETPYRKVTGGVVTDEVDYLTADEEDRFVIAQANAPLTDELRFEESRVLVRRRGGEVDYVPGEDVDYMDVSPRQMVSVATAMIPFLEHDDANRALMGANMMRQAVPLIKSEAPLVGTGMEYRCAVDAGDVLKSEKDGVVQEVSADYVTTANDDGTYTTYRLHKFSRSNQGTSVNQKVVVDEGARVVAGQVLADGPATENGEMALGKNLLVAFMPWEGHNYEDAIILSQRLVQDDVLSSIHIEEHEVDARDTKLGPEEITRDIPNVSEEVLADLDERGIIRIGAEVVAGDILVGKVTPKGETELTPEERLLRAIFGEKAREVRDTSLKVPHGEIGKVIGVRVFDREEGDELPPGVNQLVRVYVAQKRKITDGDKLAGRHGNKGVISKILPIEDMPFLEDGTPVDIILNPLGVPSRMNPGQVLEIHLGWLASRGWDVSGLADDWAQRLQAIEADVVAPGTNVATPVFDGAREDELAGLLQHTIPNRDGERMVLPSGKAPLFDGRSGEPFPEPISVGYMYILKLHHLVDDKLHARSTGPYSMITQQPLGGKAQFGGQRFGEMEVWALEAYGAAYALQELLTIKSDDVTGRVKVYEAIVKGENIPEPGIPESFKVLIKEMQSLCLNVEVLSSDGMSIEMRDTDEDVFRAAEELGIDLSRREPSSVEEV; encoded by the coding sequence TTGGCCGCCTCGCGCACTGCCTCGACCGCGAATACGAACAACGGCGCCAGCACCGCCCCGCTGCGCATCTCCTTTGCAAAGATCAAGGAGCCCCTCGAGGTTCCGAACCTTCTTGCGCTGCAAACCGAGAGCTTCGACTGGCTGCTCGGCAACGACGCGTGGAAGGCTCGTGTCGAGGCGGCTCTGGACAACGGACAGGACGTCCCCACGAAGTCCGGTCTGGAGGAGATCTTCGAGGAGATCTCCCCGATCGAGGACTTCTCCGGGTCGATGTCCCTGACGTTCCGGGACCACCGCTTCGAGCCTCCGAAGAATTCCATCGACGAGTGCAAGGACCGCGACTTCACGTACGCGGCCCCGCTCTTCGTCACCGCCGAGTTCACCAACAACGAGACCGGCGAGATCAAGTCCCAGACGGTCTTCATGGGCGACTTCCCGCTCATGACCAACAAGGGCACCTTCGTCATCAACGGCACCGAGCGTGTCGTGGTGTCGCAGCTCGTCCGCTCGCCGGGCGTCTACTTCGACTCCTCCATCGACAAGACGTCCGACAAGGACATCTTCTCCGCGAAGGTCATCCCGTCCCGGGGTGCCTGGCTGGAGATGGAGATCGACAAGCGTGACATGGTCGGTGTCCGCATCGACCGCAAGCGCAAGCAGTCCGTCACCGTTCTCCTGAAGGCTCTCGGTTGGACGACCGAGCAGATCCTCGAGGAGTTCGGCGAGTACGAGTCCATGCGTGCCACCCTGGAGAAGGACCACACCCAGGGCCAGGACGACGCTCTGCTCGACATCTACCGCAAGCTGCGTCCGGGCGAGCCCCCGACCCGCGAGGCCGCGCAGACGCTTCTGGAGAACCTCTACTTCAACCCGAAGCGCTACGACCTCGCGAAGGTCGGCCGTTACAAGGTCAACAAGAAGCTGGGCGGCGAGGCCCCGCTGGACGCCGGCATCCTGACCGTCGAGGACATCATCTCGTCGATCAAGTACCTGGTGAAGCTGCACGCCGGTGAGACCGAGACCGTCGGTGACAACGGCACGCAGATCGTTGTCGAGACGGACGACATCGACCACTTCGGCAACCGTCGTCTGCGCAACGTCGGCGAGCTCATCCAGAACCAGGTCCGCACGGGTCTGGCTCGTATGGAGCGCGTCGTCCGCGAGCGCATGACGACCCAGGACGTCGAGGCGATCACGCCGCAGACCCTGATCAACATCCGGCCGGTCGTCGCCTCCATCAAGGAGTTCTTCGGCACCAGCCAGCTGTCGCAGTTCATGGACCAGAACAACCCGCTGTCGGGTCTCACCCACAAGCGCCGTCTGTCGGCTCTTGGCCCGGGTGGTCTCTCCCGTGAGCGGGCCGGCTTCGAGGTCCGTGACGTGCACCCCTCGCACTACGGCCGCATGTGCCCGATCGAGACCCCCGAAGGCCCGAACATCGGCCTGATCGGCTCGCTCGCCTCCTACGGCCGGGTCAACGCGTTCGGTTTCGTCGAGACGCCGTACCGCAAGGTCACCGGCGGTGTCGTCACCGACGAGGTCGACTACCTCACGGCCGACGAAGAGGACCGGTTCGTCATCGCGCAGGCCAACGCGCCGCTGACGGACGAGCTCCGCTTCGAGGAGTCCCGCGTCCTGGTCCGCCGTCGTGGCGGAGAGGTCGACTACGTCCCCGGTGAGGACGTCGACTACATGGACGTCTCGCCGCGCCAGATGGTGTCGGTCGCGACCGCCATGATCCCGTTCCTCGAGCACGACGACGCCAACCGTGCCCTCATGGGCGCGAACATGATGCGTCAGGCCGTGCCGCTCATCAAGTCCGAGGCGCCGCTGGTCGGCACCGGCATGGAGTACCGCTGTGCGGTCGACGCCGGTGACGTCCTGAAGTCGGAGAAGGACGGTGTGGTCCAGGAGGTCTCCGCGGACTACGTCACCACCGCCAACGACGACGGCACGTACACCACGTACCGCCTGCACAAGTTCTCCCGCTCGAACCAGGGCACCTCCGTCAACCAGAAGGTTGTCGTGGACGAGGGCGCCCGGGTCGTCGCCGGTCAGGTTCTGGCCGACGGTCCGGCGACCGAGAACGGCGAGATGGCGCTCGGCAAGAACCTGCTCGTGGCGTTCATGCCGTGGGAGGGTCACAACTACGAGGACGCGATCATCCTGTCGCAGCGCCTCGTGCAGGACGACGTCCTCTCCTCGATCCACATCGAGGAGCACGAGGTCGACGCCCGTGACACCAAGCTCGGCCCCGAGGAGATCACCCGGGACATCCCGAACGTCTCCGAAGAGGTCCTCGCCGACCTCGACGAGCGCGGCATCATCCGCATCGGTGCCGAGGTCGTCGCCGGCGACATCCTGGTCGGCAAGGTCACGCCCAAGGGTGAGACCGAGCTGACCCCGGAGGAGCGCCTGCTCCGCGCGATCTTCGGTGAGAAGGCGCGCGAGGTGCGCGACACCTCGCTGAAGGTGCCGCACGGCGAGATCGGCAAGGTCATCGGCGTCCGCGTCTTCGACCGTGAAGAGGGCGACGAGCTGCCGCCGGGCGTGAACCAGCTGGTTCGTGTCTACGTGGCGCAGAAGCGCAAGATCACGGACGGTGACAAGCTCGCCGGCCGTCACGGCAACAAGGGTGTCATCTCCAAGATCCTGCCGATCGAGGACATGCCGTTCCTGGAGGACGGCACCCCGGTCGACATCATCCTCAACCCGCTCGGTGTGCCGTCCCGAATGAACCCGGGACAGGTCCTGGAGATCCACCTCGGCTGGCTCGCCAGCCGCGGCTGGGACGTCTCCGGTCTCGCCGACGACTGGGCGCAGCGACTGCAGGCCATCGAGGCCGACGTGGTCGCCCCGGGCACCAACGTCGCCACCCCCGTCTTCGACGGTGCGCGTGAGGACGAGCTCGCGGGTCTGCTGCAGCACACGATCCCGAACCGCGACGGCGAGCGCATGGTGCTTCCGTCCGGCAAGGCGCCGCTGTTCGACGGCCGCTCCGGCGAGCCGTTCCCGGAGCCGATCTCGGTCGGCTACATGTACATCCTCAAGCTCCACCACCTGGTCGACGACAAGCTGCACGCCCGCTCGACCGGTCCGTACTCGATGATCACCCAGCAGCCGCTGGGTGGTAAGGCTCAGTTCGGTGGCCAGCGCTTCGGTGAGATGGAGGTGTGGGCGCTGGAGGCGTACGGCGCCGCTTACGCCCTCCAGGAGCTGCTGACCATCAAGTCCGACGACGTGACCGGCCGCGTGAAGGTCTACGAGGCCATCGTCAAGGGCGAGAACATCCCCGAGCCCGGCATCCCCGAGTCCTTCAAGGTGCTCATCAAGGAGATGCAGTCTCTCTGCCTCAACGTGGAGGTGCTGTCCAGCGACGGTATGTCCATCGAAATGCGTGACACCGACGAGGACGTCTTCCGCGCGGCGGAGGAGCTCGGCATCGACCTGTCCCGGCGCGAGCCGAGCAGCGTCGAAGAGGTCTGA
- a CDS encoding DNA-directed RNA polymerase subunit beta' codes for MLDVNFFDELRIGLATADDIRQWSHGEVKKPETINYRTLKPEKDGLFCEKIFGPTRDWECYCGKYKRVRFKGIICERCGVEVTRAKVRRERMGHIELAAPVTHIWYFKGVPSRLGYLLDLAPKDLEKVIYFAAYMITFVDEERRTRDLPSLEAHVSVERQQIENRRDADLEARAKKLETDLAELEAEGAKADVRRKVREGAEREMKQLRDRSQREIDRLDEVWTRFKNLKVQDLEGDELLYRELRDRFGTYFDGSMGAAALQKRLESFDLDEEAERLREIIRTGKGQKKTRALKRLKVVSAFLQTSNSPKGMVLDCVPVIPPDLRPMVQLDGGRFATSDLNDLYRRVINRNNRLKRLLDLGAPEIIVNNEKRMLQEAVDALFDNGRRGRPVTGPGNRPLKSLSDMLKGKQGRFRQNLLGKRVDYSARSVIVVGPQLKLHQCGLPKAMALELFKPFVMKRLVDLNHAQNIKSAKRMVERGRTVVYDVLEEVIAEHPVLLNRAPTLHRLGIQAFEPQLVEGKAIQIHPLVCTAFNADFDGDQMAVHLPLSAEAQAEARILMLSSNNILKPADGRPVTMPTQDMVLGLFFLTTDGELRDVKGEGRAFGSTAEATMAFDAGELALQSAVDIRFPVGTIPPRGWTPPAQEEGEPEWQQGDTFRLRTTLGRALFNELLPEDYPFVDYSVGKKQLGEIVNDLAERYPKVIVAATLDNLKAAGFYWGTRSGVTVAISDIVVPEAKKEIVKGYEAQDEKVQKQYERGLITKEERTQELIAIWTKATNEVAEAMNANFPKTNPIFMMVDSGARGNMMQMRQIAGMRGLVSNAKNETIPRPIKASFREGLSVLEYFISTHGARKGLADTALRTADSGYLTRRLVDVSQDVIIREEDCGTDRGLRLAIAERGEDGVLRKTENVETSVYARALAEDITVDGRVLAPANTDLGDVLIDELVKHGIEEVKTRSVLTCESAVGTCAMCYGRSLATGKLVDIGEAVGIIAAQSIGEPGTQLTMRTFHTGGVAGDDITQGLPRVVELFEARTPKGVAPISEASGRVRIEETEKTKKLVVTPDDGSDETAFPISKRARLLVSEGEHVEVGQKLTVGATNPHDVLRILGQRAVQVHLVGEVQKVYNSQGVSIHDKHIEIIIRQMLRRVTIIESGDAELLPGELVERSKFETENRRVVQEGGHPASGRPQLMGITKASLATESWLSAASFQETTRVLTDAAINAKSDSLIGLKENVIIGKLIPAGTGLSRYRNIRVEPTEEAKAAMYSAVGYDDIDYSPFGTGSGQAVPLEDYDYGPYNQ; via the coding sequence GTGCTCGACGTCAACTTCTTCGATGAGCTCCGGATCGGTCTGGCCACCGCTGACGACATCCGTCAGTGGAGCCACGGCGAGGTCAAGAAGCCCGAGACCATCAACTACCGCACCCTCAAGCCCGAAAAGGACGGACTCTTCTGCGAGAAGATCTTCGGCCCGACCCGGGACTGGGAGTGCTACTGCGGTAAGTACAAGCGTGTCCGCTTCAAGGGCATCATCTGTGAGCGCTGCGGCGTCGAGGTCACTCGCGCCAAGGTGCGTCGTGAGCGGATGGGCCACATCGAGCTGGCCGCTCCCGTCACCCACATCTGGTATTTCAAGGGCGTTCCGTCGCGTCTGGGCTACCTGCTCGACCTCGCCCCGAAGGACCTCGAGAAGGTCATCTACTTCGCGGCGTACATGATCACGTTCGTCGACGAGGAGCGCCGCACCCGCGACCTGCCCTCGCTGGAGGCGCACGTCTCCGTCGAGCGTCAGCAGATCGAGAACCGTCGCGACGCCGACCTCGAGGCCCGCGCCAAGAAGCTCGAGACCGACCTGGCCGAGCTCGAGGCCGAGGGTGCCAAGGCCGATGTGCGCCGCAAGGTGCGCGAGGGTGCCGAGCGTGAGATGAAGCAGCTGCGTGACCGTTCGCAGCGCGAGATCGACCGTCTCGACGAGGTGTGGACCCGCTTCAAGAACCTGAAGGTCCAGGACCTTGAGGGTGACGAGCTCCTCTACCGCGAGCTGCGTGACCGCTTCGGCACGTACTTCGACGGTTCGATGGGTGCCGCGGCGCTGCAGAAGCGCCTGGAGTCCTTCGACCTCGACGAGGAGGCCGAGCGCCTCCGCGAGATCATCCGCACCGGCAAGGGCCAGAAGAAGACCCGTGCGCTCAAGCGCCTCAAGGTCGTCTCCGCGTTCCTGCAGACCAGCAACAGCCCCAAGGGCATGGTGCTCGACTGCGTGCCGGTCATCCCGCCGGACCTTCGTCCGATGGTGCAGCTGGACGGTGGCCGCTTCGCGACCTCCGACCTGAACGACCTGTACCGCCGCGTGATCAACCGCAACAACCGTCTGAAGCGACTCCTTGACCTCGGTGCCCCCGAGATCATCGTGAACAACGAGAAGCGCATGCTTCAGGAGGCCGTCGACGCGCTCTTCGACAACGGCCGTCGTGGTCGCCCCGTCACGGGCCCCGGCAACCGTCCGCTGAAGTCCCTCAGCGACATGCTGAAGGGTAAGCAGGGTCGATTCCGTCAGAACCTGCTCGGCAAGCGTGTGGACTACTCCGCGCGTTCCGTGATCGTCGTCGGTCCGCAGCTGAAGCTGCACCAGTGTGGTCTGCCCAAGGCCATGGCGCTGGAGCTCTTCAAGCCGTTCGTGATGAAGCGCCTGGTCGACCTGAATCACGCGCAGAACATCAAGAGCGCCAAGCGGATGGTCGAGCGCGGCCGCACGGTCGTGTACGACGTCCTGGAAGAGGTCATCGCGGAGCACCCGGTTCTGCTGAACCGTGCGCCCACGCTGCACCGCCTCGGCATCCAGGCCTTCGAGCCGCAGCTGGTCGAGGGCAAGGCCATCCAGATCCACCCGCTCGTCTGCACCGCGTTCAACGCGGACTTCGACGGTGACCAGATGGCCGTCCACCTGCCGCTCTCCGCGGAGGCGCAGGCCGAGGCCCGCATCCTGATGCTGTCCTCGAACAACATCCTCAAGCCCGCCGACGGCCGCCCGGTCACGATGCCGACCCAGGACATGGTCCTCGGTCTGTTCTTCCTGACCACGGACGGCGAGCTGCGCGACGTCAAGGGCGAGGGCCGTGCCTTCGGCTCGACCGCCGAGGCGACGATGGCGTTCGACGCCGGGGAGCTCGCGCTCCAGTCGGCCGTCGACATCCGCTTCCCGGTGGGCACCATCCCGCCGCGCGGCTGGACCCCGCCGGCGCAGGAGGAGGGCGAGCCCGAGTGGCAGCAGGGTGACACCTTCCGCCTCCGTACGACTCTGGGCCGCGCGCTCTTCAACGAGCTGCTGCCCGAGGACTACCCGTTCGTCGACTACTCGGTGGGCAAGAAGCAGCTCGGCGAGATCGTCAACGACCTGGCCGAGCGCTACCCCAAGGTCATCGTGGCGGCGACGCTCGACAACCTGAAGGCGGCGGGCTTCTACTGGGGCACCCGCTCCGGCGTCACCGTGGCCATCTCCGACATCGTCGTTCCCGAGGCGAAGAAGGAGATCGTCAAGGGCTACGAGGCGCAGGACGAGAAGGTCCAGAAGCAGTACGAGCGCGGTCTGATCACCAAGGAAGAGCGCACTCAGGAGCTCATCGCGATCTGGACCAAGGCGACCAACGAGGTCGCCGAGGCGATGAACGCGAACTTCCCGAAGACGAACCCCATCTTCATGATGGTCGACTCGGGTGCCCGAGGAAACATGATGCAGATGCGTCAGATCGCCGGTATGCGCGGTCTGGTGTCGAACGCCAAGAACGAGACGATCCCGCGTCCGATCAAGGCGTCGTTCCGTGAGGGTCTGTCCGTGCTGGAGTACTTCATCTCCACGCACGGTGCCCGTAAGGGTCTGGCGGACACCGCCCTGCGTACCGCCGACTCGGGTTACCTCACCCGTCGTCTGGTGGACGTCTCGCAGGACGTCATCATCCGTGAGGAGGACTGCGGCACCGACCGTGGTCTGCGTCTGGCCATCGCCGAGCGCGGCGAGGACGGCGTGCTGCGCAAGACGGAGAACGTCGAGACCAGCGTGTACGCACGTGCGCTGGCCGAGGACATCACCGTCGACGGCAGGGTGCTGGCCCCGGCCAACACCGACCTCGGCGACGTTCTCATCGACGAGCTGGTCAAGCACGGCATCGAGGAGGTCAAGACCCGTTCGGTCCTGACCTGCGAGTCGGCCGTCGGCACCTGCGCCATGTGCTACGGCCGTTCGCTGGCCACCGGCAAGCTGGTCGACATCGGTGAGGCGGTCGGCATCATCGCCGCCCAGTCCATCGGTGAGCCCGGTACCCAGCTGACGATGCGTACCTTCCACACCGGTGGTGTGGCCGGTGACGACATCACCCAGGGTCTGCCCCGTGTCGTCGAGCTCTTCGAGGCTCGTACGCCGAAGGGTGTCGCCCCGATCTCCGAGGCCTCCGGCCGCGTGCGGATCGAGGAGACCGAGAAGACCAAGAAGCTCGTGGTCACCCCGGACGACGGCAGCGACGAGACGGCGTTCCCGATCTCGAAGCGTGCCCGGCTCCTGGTGTCCGAGGGCGAGCACGTCGAGGTGGGCCAGAAGCTCACCGTGGGTGCCACCAACCCGCACGACGTGCTGCGCATTCTGGGTCAGCGTGCCGTCCAGGTCCACCTGGTCGGCGAGGTCCAGAAGGTCTACAACTCGCAGGGTGTGTCGATCCACGACAAGCACATCGAGATCATCATCCGGCAGATGCTGCGCCGGGTGACGATCATCGAGTCGGGCGACGCGGAGCTGCTGCCCGGCGAGCTGGTCGAGCGCTCGAAGTTCGAGACCGAGAACCGTCGTGTGGTCCAGGAAGGCGGCCACCCGGCCTCCGGCCGTCCGCAGCTGATGGGTATCACCAAGGCCTCGCTGGCGACCGAGTCGTGGCTGTCGGCGGCGTCCTTCCAGGAGACGACCAGGGTTCTGACGGACGCGGCGATCAACGCCAAGTCCGACTCCCTGATCGGCCTCAAGGAGAACGTCATCATCGGTAAGCTCATCCCGGCCGGTACGGGTCTGTCCCGCTACCGCAACATCCGGGTCGAGCCGACCGAAGAGGCCAAGGCCGCGATGTACTCGGCCGTCGGCTACGACGACATCGACTACTCGCCGTTCGGCACCGGCTCCGGCCAGGCCGTCCCGCTGGAGGACTACGACTACGGTCCGTACAACCAGTAA
- a CDS encoding M48 family metalloprotease — translation MSYPPDPAAPEPGPVYPDPPYPGTPSPPYPGAASPPPPYPGATAPSPPYPGATAPSPPYPGATAPSPPYPGAGAPPPPYPGAAAPSPPYPGAAVPPAYPQTPAPPSYPGGAPQYPGAGAAPSYPAAPPAYPGATPTYPNGPQPTATAPPYIPQQTPPAPTPATPPEAPAPDDLDYRHAGSRIHVAAHQRGADATAIGQLAVQVPGFLVSLAVVAAFAVGILGTAMGWLVILAWLASGALVFHRPTELAFARHVMKLRAPLAEERARLEPIWREVTARAGIEAHTYELMVENSTDLNAVAAAGHVVGVTTYALNEIPSSNLAAVLAHELGHHTGGHAWTGLLGYWYSLPGRIAWAFMRGIARIAIRVASVFSLAATGMVYLFIGMFVIGGFVAAWYITVPLVVAPYLLAYVGRQGELRADRQAADLGFAPQLAQVLYHFQAQEDAVKAQAAAQGKQLKEPGGLARLLTTHPDNHTRLQALEPYLQLGR, via the coding sequence TTGTCCTACCCACCAGACCCGGCTGCCCCGGAGCCCGGCCCCGTCTACCCGGACCCCCCATACCCGGGCACACCCTCGCCCCCGTACCCCGGGGCCGCCTCGCCCCCACCTCCGTACCCCGGGGCCACCGCCCCCTCGCCCCCGTACCCCGGGGCCACCGCCCCCTCGCCCCCGTACCCCGGGGCCACCGCCCCCTCGCCCCCGTACCCCGGGGCCGGCGCTCCCCCGCCCCCGTACCCCGGAGCCGCCGCCCCCTCGCCCCCGTACCCCGGAGCCGCCGTTCCGCCCGCGTACCCGCAGACCCCCGCGCCCCCGTCCTATCCGGGCGGCGCACCCCAGTACCCGGGGGCCGGGGCCGCACCTTCGTACCCCGCGGCGCCGCCCGCCTACCCGGGGGCCACGCCCACGTACCCGAACGGCCCGCAGCCCACTGCCACCGCACCGCCGTACATCCCGCAGCAGACGCCCCCCGCCCCCACACCCGCAACACCGCCGGAGGCCCCCGCACCCGACGACCTCGACTACCGTCACGCGGGCTCCCGCATCCACGTGGCCGCGCACCAGCGCGGTGCCGACGCCACCGCGATCGGGCAGCTGGCGGTCCAGGTGCCGGGCTTCCTGGTCAGCCTCGCCGTGGTCGCCGCGTTCGCCGTGGGAATACTCGGCACGGCCATGGGCTGGCTGGTCATCCTCGCCTGGCTGGCCTCCGGGGCGCTCGTCTTCCACCGGCCCACCGAGCTGGCCTTCGCCCGGCACGTGATGAAGCTCAGGGCGCCGCTCGCCGAGGAGCGGGCCCGTCTGGAGCCGATCTGGCGCGAGGTCACCGCCCGAGCGGGCATCGAGGCGCACACGTACGAGCTGATGGTGGAGAACAGCACGGACCTGAACGCCGTGGCGGCCGCCGGCCATGTCGTCGGCGTCACGACGTACGCGCTGAACGAGATCCCCAGCAGCAACCTCGCCGCCGTACTCGCCCATGAACTCGGCCACCACACCGGCGGTCACGCCTGGACGGGCCTGCTTGGCTACTGGTACTCGCTGCCCGGCCGGATCGCCTGGGCCTTCATGCGGGGCATCGCCAGGATCGCGATCCGGGTCGCGAGCGTCTTCTCGCTCGCCGCGACCGGGATGGTCTACCTCTTCATCGGGATGTTCGTGATCGGCGGGTTCGTCGCCGCCTGGTACATCACCGTGCCGCTCGTCGTCGCCCCCTATCTGCTCGCCTACGTGGGTCGCCAGGGCGAGCTGCGTGCCGACCGGCAGGCGGCGGACCTCGGCTTCGCGCCCCAGCTGGCACAGGTCCTGTACCACTTCCAGGCCCAGGAGGACGCCGTGAAGGCGCAGGCCGCGGCGCAGGGCAAACAGCTCAAGGAACCGGGCGGCCTGGCCAGGCTGCTGACCACCCACCCGGACAACCACACCCGGCTGCAGGCCCTGGAGCCCTACCTCCAGCTCGGCCGCTGA
- a CDS encoding Pycsar system effector family protein, which yields MTTTAPGTGTAERLLEELRGEIARADSKASVLVAALGMTAGVFSGLLAGRNWSPSSLSAPGTAVWWSGALALAFALFALLLAVLPRYRASSWAPGRPLCFFGDIQQAVREGQLATALADTDRDPAAGLTAALTETSRIAARKHQWIRTGLIAFCAGTVLLPAGLLIG from the coding sequence GTGACCACCACCGCTCCCGGCACCGGAACCGCCGAACGGCTGTTGGAGGAGCTGCGGGGCGAGATCGCCCGGGCCGACAGCAAGGCGTCCGTGCTCGTGGCGGCGCTCGGGATGACGGCGGGGGTGTTCAGCGGGCTGCTGGCCGGGCGGAACTGGTCACCGAGCTCGCTCTCCGCACCCGGTACGGCCGTCTGGTGGAGCGGCGCCCTGGCCCTCGCCTTCGCCCTGTTCGCGCTGCTGCTCGCGGTGCTGCCCCGGTACCGCGCCAGTTCATGGGCCCCGGGCCGGCCCCTCTGTTTCTTCGGCGACATCCAACAAGCCGTACGTGAAGGTCAGTTGGCGACCGCTCTCGCCGACACCGACCGCGACCCCGCCGCCGGACTCACCGCGGCGCTCACCGAGACCAGCCGCATCGCCGCCCGCAAGCACCAGTGGATCCGTACCGGCCTGATCGCCTTCTGCGCGGGCACGGTGCTGCTTCCCGCCGGGCTGCTCATCGGCTGA